The proteins below are encoded in one region of Sporosarcina sp. FSL K6-1508:
- a CDS encoding STAS domain-containing protein translates to MNMRIPILKLNDTLIVSVQWELDDQTAIQFQEDLLKKMHETTARGVVIDLTPIDFIDSFIAKVLGDVISMSGLMGAKVVITGIQPAVAITLIELGIRLENVLTALDLENGLDKLRKELEA, encoded by the coding sequence ATGAATATGAGAATTCCGATTTTAAAACTAAATGACACGCTAATTGTCTCTGTTCAATGGGAACTTGACGATCAGACCGCCATCCAGTTTCAAGAAGATTTATTGAAAAAAATGCATGAAACGACGGCAAGAGGTGTTGTTATTGATTTAACGCCCATTGATTTCATCGATTCTTTTATTGCAAAAGTGTTGGGAGATGTTATCAGTATGTCGGGTTTAATGGGAGCGAAAGTAGTTATTACTGGGATTCAGCCTGCCGTTGCAATAACACTTATCGAACTTGGGATTCGTTTAGAGAACGTTTTGACGGCGCTCGATCTCGAAAATGGATTGGACAAACTTCGTAAAGAATTGGAGGCCTAA
- a CDS encoding anti-sigma regulatory factor gives MEYWSSVDIYTEWDIVAARQLGRNEAKKSGFGTVDQARITTAISELARNIYLYAGKGKIEIKRLSENDLYGITIIASDNGPGISDMRKVMEDGFSTSGGLGAGMPGVRRLMDEFKVDTEPGVGTTITTTKWLR, from the coding sequence ATGGAGTACTGGTCTTCTGTAGATATATATACGGAGTGGGACATTGTTGCTGCCCGCCAGTTGGGTCGGAATGAAGCGAAGAAGTCCGGCTTCGGGACGGTCGATCAGGCGCGTATCACAACGGCAATTAGTGAATTGGCGCGTAATATCTATTTATACGCTGGAAAAGGTAAGATAGAAATAAAGCGGTTGTCAGAAAATGACCTCTACGGAATTACGATTATTGCTTCAGATAATGGTCCAGGCATTTCGGATATGCGCAAGGTAATGGAAGACGGATTCTCGACTTCCGGAGGACTTGGTGCAGGTATGCCGGGTGTGAGAAGGCTTATGGATGAATTTAAAGTGGATACGGAACCGGGAGTGGGCACAACGATCACCACTACCAAATGGCTCCGATGA
- a CDS encoding PP2C family protein-serine/threonine phosphatase — protein sequence MPQEVGKQYKEILKQYVDGQNEEDLYVGQQFSRRFIEKDISPEDVISIHKTALTEVLPDMPERLWHSFDFLIEMMIHYGLALKEHQSLIRKQEELQVEMNVAARVQDTLLKTKKPDFKELDIGFVSESAMQMNGDYIYFLNDNSYEASVAVADVMGKGIPAALCMSMIKFGMDGLRNENTRPGNALDIVNRIVEKSVDNSMFISMYYGKYDARDSTFSYASAGHEPALMYKASEGTFVELDAKGLLLGVHPNVVYEEKTVLLEEGDFIAMMTDGVTEVRTDTGFIDDGVIKSILAELKDETAQKIADTVYQRLASLQDFHLRDDFTIVIFKKENGKV from the coding sequence ATGCCTCAGGAAGTTGGAAAGCAGTATAAAGAAATACTGAAACAATACGTAGATGGACAAAATGAAGAAGATTTATATGTAGGACAACAATTTAGCCGGCGATTCATAGAAAAAGATATTTCGCCCGAAGACGTCATCAGTATCCACAAAACAGCACTCACTGAAGTTTTGCCGGATATGCCGGAAAGATTGTGGCACTCGTTTGATTTTCTCATTGAAATGATGATCCATTATGGGCTTGCGCTTAAGGAACATCAGAGCCTCATTCGGAAACAGGAAGAGCTCCAAGTGGAGATGAATGTGGCGGCAAGAGTGCAAGATACGTTATTAAAAACGAAAAAACCTGATTTCAAAGAACTTGATATTGGGTTTGTCTCGGAGTCTGCTATGCAGATGAACGGAGACTATATTTATTTTCTGAACGATAATAGTTACGAGGCAAGTGTGGCAGTAGCTGATGTTATGGGTAAAGGAATCCCAGCGGCGCTATGCATGTCAATGATCAAATTTGGAATGGACGGCTTGAGGAACGAAAATACAAGACCGGGGAATGCCCTTGATATTGTGAATCGGATTGTAGAAAAAAGTGTAGATAATTCGATGTTCATTTCCATGTATTACGGAAAGTATGATGCGAGGGATTCCACTTTTTCTTATGCTTCAGCTGGACATGAGCCTGCCCTTATGTACAAGGCTTCTGAGGGGACATTTGTGGAACTTGATGCAAAAGGACTCCTTCTTGGAGTACATCCAAACGTTGTCTATGAAGAAAAAACAGTTCTGCTAGAAGAAGGTGATTTTATCGCCATGATGACCGATGGAGTAACTGAGGTCAGGACTGATACTGGTTTTATAGACGATGGAGTGATTAAATCGATTTTGGCGGAATTGAAAGACGAGACTGCCCAAAAGATCGCAGATACAGTATACCAAAGGCTTGCCTCCCTTCAAGACTTTCATTTGCGGGACGATTTCACGATTGTTATTTTTAAAAAAGAGAATGGGAAGGTTTAA
- a CDS encoding STAS domain-containing protein — translation MNLQVELVEENSIQRFKIVGEIDAFTAPTLRERLVTAENVKELQAELDLSEVGYMDSTGLGVFVGFYKAVKANGGHVKIVGVNARLKRLFEITGLAEVMDIVMEESGDKDATV, via the coding sequence ATGAATTTACAAGTTGAATTAGTGGAAGAAAATAGCATACAACGTTTTAAAATCGTTGGGGAAATTGATGCATTTACAGCACCGACGTTAAGAGAACGTCTGGTGACGGCAGAAAACGTAAAAGAGCTACAAGCGGAATTGGATCTTTCTGAAGTTGGTTACATGGATAGTACTGGACTTGGCGTTTTTGTCGGATTTTATAAAGCGGTTAAAGCCAATGGAGGACATGTGAAAATTGTCGGCGTCAATGCGCGTCTTAAAAGACTATTTGAAATCACAGGTTTAGCGGAAGTCATGGATATCGTGATGGAAGAAAGTGGGGACAAAGATGCAACCGTATGA
- the rsbW gene encoding anti-sigma B factor RsbW has translation MQPYDYIEIRVPAKAQYVGVARLAISGLASRLGFTYDEIEDLKIASSEAVTNAVQHAYKEDDQGEVVVGCALYADKLEIMVADHGKSFDFEETKKSVGPYNEQEEVQFLREGGLGLYLMETLMDEVKVHHEEGVTVFMTKYLGGERGDEDVDVERTISS, from the coding sequence ATGCAACCGTATGATTATATTGAAATTAGAGTTCCCGCGAAAGCGCAATACGTTGGAGTTGCCCGACTTGCAATATCGGGGCTCGCAAGCAGACTCGGTTTTACATATGATGAAATCGAGGATTTAAAGATTGCCTCGAGTGAAGCAGTTACGAATGCTGTCCAGCATGCATATAAAGAAGATGATCAAGGGGAAGTCGTAGTTGGCTGTGCCCTTTATGCAGACAAACTGGAGATAATGGTTGCAGATCACGGGAAAAGTTTCGACTTTGAAGAAACGAAGAAAAGTGTAGGTCCTTATAATGAACAAGAAGAAGTTCAATTTCTCCGGGAAGGCGGTCTGGGTCTTTATTTGATGGAAACACTTATGGATGAAGTAAAAGTGCATCATGAGGAAGGTGTGACGGTCTTCATGACTAAATATCTCGGTGGAGAGCGGGGGGATGAGGATGTCGATGTCGAAAGAACAATCTCCTCATGA
- the sigB gene encoding RNA polymerase sigma factor SigB, translating into MSKEQSPHEPKPNETSSLKEEISESSPRVTGTKAEVLEWIKQYQETNDDTAQTNLVLHYERLVQSIARKYSNGKPFHEDIAQVGMLGLLGAIRRYDPEFGRSFEAFAVPTIIGEIKRFLRDKTWAIHVPRRIKELGPKIKAAVETLTTEMQRSPLVGEIAEYLDVDEELVLEAMEMGRSYQALSMDHTLEADSEGGTVTLFDIIGETDEGFEKTDQRMVVANALNVLSERERQIIQYTYIEQLSQKEAGERLGISQMHVSRLQRKAIKKLQEAILAAGGVS; encoded by the coding sequence ATGTCGAAAGAACAATCTCCTCATGAACCTAAACCGAATGAAACATCTTCTCTTAAAGAGGAAATAAGTGAATCGTCTCCTCGTGTAACGGGGACGAAAGCGGAGGTTCTCGAATGGATCAAGCAATATCAGGAGACGAATGATGATACAGCCCAGACGAACCTGGTCCTCCATTATGAACGTCTAGTTCAATCAATAGCCCGGAAATATTCTAACGGCAAGCCATTCCATGAAGATATTGCTCAAGTAGGAATGCTAGGTCTGCTCGGTGCGATTCGCCGGTATGACCCGGAATTCGGAAGAAGTTTCGAAGCGTTTGCAGTCCCTACAATTATCGGTGAAATTAAACGGTTTCTGCGTGATAAAACTTGGGCAATCCATGTTCCGCGACGTATCAAGGAACTAGGTCCGAAGATTAAGGCGGCTGTCGAAACACTTACGACAGAAATGCAACGTTCGCCACTGGTCGGTGAAATTGCAGAGTACTTGGATGTCGATGAAGAATTGGTCCTTGAAGCAATGGAGATGGGAAGAAGCTATCAAGCGCTCTCGATGGATCATACCCTTGAAGCTGATTCTGAAGGGGGGACGGTGACGCTATTCGATATAATTGGAGAAACTGACGAAGGATTTGAGAAAACAGACCAGCGTATGGTTGTTGCGAATGCTCTCAATGTATTGTCAGAACGTGAACGACAAATCATCCAGTATACATATATTGAACAACTGAGCCAAAAAGAAGCCGGAGAACGACTTGGCATCTCTCAAATGCATGTTTCAAGACTACAGCGCAAAGCGATTAAGAAATTACAGGAAGCAATATTGGCAGCTGGCGGTGTGTCATAG
- a CDS encoding PP2C family serine/threonine-protein phosphatase, with the protein MITDNVEVYVYQEAKFGNRECGDTYFLHAEEDYFICAIADGLGNGPIARQSAQILPKVLKEFHHESIDELLSRCNEHMVQKRGAAVAIVKADYKKKVIQYSCVGNVRFYMLQDRSKMIYPLPVMGYLSGRPQKLKTQQYNYQKGDLFFLHSDGVDLRSPKASMKESSGPYELYQNVLQSIEHGDDATFIAGSLLL; encoded by the coding sequence ATGATAACAGACAATGTCGAAGTATACGTCTATCAGGAAGCGAAGTTTGGAAATCGGGAATGTGGTGACACATATTTCCTGCATGCAGAGGAAGATTATTTTATCTGTGCAATTGCAGATGGATTAGGTAATGGTCCGATTGCGCGTCAATCAGCCCAAATACTTCCAAAAGTGTTGAAGGAATTTCACCACGAATCGATAGATGAACTACTCAGCCGTTGCAATGAACATATGGTTCAAAAACGTGGGGCTGCAGTAGCTATCGTCAAAGCTGATTACAAGAAAAAGGTAATTCAATACAGCTGTGTAGGCAATGTCCGTTTTTATATGCTTCAAGATCGCAGTAAGATGATTTACCCTTTGCCTGTAATGGGCTATTTGTCTGGCAGACCACAAAAGTTAAAGACACAACAATACAATTATCAAAAAGGGGATCTGTTCTTCCTTCATTCAGACGGAGTGGATTTGAGAAGTCCAAAAGCTTCCATGAAAGAAAGTTCAGGTCCCTATGAGTTATATCAAAATGTATTACAATCAATCGAACATGGCGATGACGCTACATTTATTGCTGGAAGCCTACTTCTGTAA
- a CDS encoding Tex family protein produces MRHIVEATAGKAAVSIHQAEKVIALLDKGNTVPFIARYRKEETGSLDEVQIKAVEDAYSYVLGLEQRKEEVIRLIDEQGKLDEELRKSIESATVLQRIEDLYRPFKQKRRTRAMIAIESGLEPLAKSLMEFSGSVPEELAAPFVNEEAGVNTAEEALAGARDIVAEQFADDAGIRENIRKLAWSDGMIVSAVRKGAEDKRNVFENYYEYEEPLKRIVPHRVLALNRGEKEDVLRVGISFPAERIIGGLERELIRKTHSPSAPHVKEAIEDAFKRLIAPSIEREIRAALTEKAEEQAIHVFSENLKSLLLQPPLKGKVVLGLDPAFRTGCKLAVVDETGKLLEISVIYPHQPQMEKEKSKQAILNLLKKYPITIIAIGNGTASRESELFIVDCIKEAQTGVSYVIVNEAGASVYSASPQARDEFPDLQVEQRSAVSIARRLQDPLSELVKIDPGSVGVGQYQHDVAKKRLSESLSFVVETAVNRVGVDVNTASSSLLQYVAGLSKAVAENIVKSREENGLFTKRIQLKKVPRLGAKTYEQAIGFLRVPDAKDPFDSTGIHPESYQLAEQVLEEAGVNKKLLGKKETADALSALDGRALANKLDVGEVTLKDIIETLQRPNRDPRDDYPQPLLKADVLDMKDLYEGLEMQGTVRNVVDFGAFVDIGVKEDGLVHISKLKKGFVKHPLDVVASGDIVTVWVEGVDKGKGRISLTMLPPVTK; encoded by the coding sequence ATGAGGCATATTGTTGAGGCAACAGCTGGAAAAGCGGCTGTTAGTATACATCAAGCTGAAAAGGTTATCGCATTACTCGATAAAGGAAATACTGTCCCATTCATCGCGAGGTACCGAAAAGAGGAAACCGGTTCACTGGATGAAGTGCAAATCAAAGCGGTTGAGGATGCCTACAGTTATGTGTTGGGGCTTGAACAGCGCAAAGAAGAAGTGATTCGCCTGATAGATGAACAAGGTAAATTGGATGAAGAGTTAAGGAAATCGATTGAAAGCGCTACCGTGTTGCAAAGAATTGAAGATTTGTATAGGCCTTTCAAGCAAAAAAGACGGACACGCGCCATGATTGCAATCGAAAGCGGGCTTGAACCATTAGCGAAAAGTTTAATGGAGTTTTCGGGAAGCGTACCTGAAGAACTTGCTGCTCCTTTCGTGAATGAGGAGGCTGGTGTGAATACAGCCGAAGAAGCACTGGCAGGGGCGCGAGATATTGTAGCTGAACAATTTGCTGACGACGCGGGAATACGGGAAAATATTCGAAAGTTAGCTTGGTCGGATGGGATGATCGTATCAGCCGTGCGTAAAGGAGCAGAGGACAAGCGAAACGTTTTTGAGAATTATTATGAATATGAAGAGCCTTTGAAAAGAATCGTCCCTCATCGTGTTCTAGCTTTAAATCGTGGCGAAAAAGAAGATGTATTGCGAGTCGGGATATCTTTCCCTGCCGAAAGAATTATCGGCGGGCTTGAACGTGAATTGATCCGTAAAACACATTCGCCTTCTGCACCCCATGTAAAAGAAGCGATTGAAGATGCATTTAAACGCTTGATAGCTCCTTCGATTGAACGGGAAATCAGAGCTGCACTTACTGAGAAGGCTGAAGAGCAGGCAATCCATGTATTTTCGGAAAACTTGAAGAGTCTTCTGTTGCAACCCCCGTTGAAAGGGAAAGTTGTACTTGGTCTAGATCCGGCTTTTAGAACAGGTTGTAAACTTGCAGTTGTTGATGAAACGGGTAAACTGCTTGAAATATCCGTGATTTATCCGCATCAGCCGCAAATGGAAAAAGAAAAGTCGAAACAGGCTATTTTAAATTTGTTGAAAAAGTACCCGATTACTATTATTGCAATAGGTAACGGGACAGCTTCACGCGAATCTGAATTGTTCATAGTGGATTGTATAAAAGAAGCGCAAACGGGTGTCTCTTACGTCATTGTCAATGAAGCGGGTGCTAGTGTTTATTCAGCCTCACCGCAAGCGCGGGATGAATTCCCTGATCTGCAAGTGGAACAGAGGAGTGCGGTTTCCATAGCGAGACGTCTGCAAGATCCGTTATCAGAACTCGTGAAAATTGATCCGGGTTCAGTTGGTGTCGGACAATACCAGCATGACGTAGCAAAAAAACGACTTTCTGAATCATTATCCTTTGTGGTTGAAACTGCCGTTAACCGGGTAGGAGTGGACGTTAACACTGCATCATCGTCACTTCTGCAATATGTTGCCGGCCTTTCTAAGGCAGTCGCAGAAAATATTGTGAAGTCTCGTGAAGAGAACGGATTATTTACGAAACGTATTCAATTGAAGAAGGTCCCTCGTCTTGGAGCTAAGACTTATGAACAGGCAATTGGTTTCTTACGGGTGCCAGATGCTAAGGATCCTTTTGATTCGACGGGGATTCACCCTGAAAGCTATCAATTGGCAGAACAGGTATTAGAAGAGGCGGGAGTAAATAAGAAGTTGCTTGGAAAGAAAGAAACTGCGGACGCATTGTCAGCTCTTGATGGTAGAGCGTTGGCGAATAAGTTAGATGTAGGAGAAGTGACACTGAAAGATATTATTGAAACACTTCAAAGACCAAATCGGGATCCTCGCGATGATTACCCGCAACCACTCTTAAAAGCAGATGTGCTCGATATGAAGGATCTTTATGAAGGACTTGAAATGCAAGGAACCGTTCGGAATGTCGTTGACTTTGGTGCGTTTGTAGATATCGGGGTGAAGGAAGATGGTCTCGTTCATATATCTAAACTAAAAAAAGGTTTTGTAAAACATCCTCTTGACGTTGTAGCTTCAGGCGATATTGTTACCGTTTGGGTGGAAGGTGTGGATAAAGGAAAAGGACGTATTTCATTGACGATGTTACCCCCGGTAACGAAGTGA
- a CDS encoding SprT family protein: MKDEELQELIEGVSLDAFGKPFIHIAKFNKRLRTTGGRYMLSDHSIEINPLVLEVYGIEELVGIIKHELCHYHLHIEGRGYRHRDADFRNLLKFTSSPRFCRPLSMGNRKAQPIHVYECASCKQLFNRRRKMDVEKYRCGKCAGQIVAIQTIK, from the coding sequence ATGAAGGATGAGGAGTTACAGGAACTTATTGAGGGTGTTTCCTTGGACGCATTCGGAAAGCCTTTCATCCACATCGCTAAATTTAACAAAAGACTAAGGACAACAGGCGGCCGTTACATGCTCTCAGATCATTCAATAGAAATTAACCCGTTAGTTTTGGAGGTATACGGAATAGAAGAGCTGGTTGGTATAATCAAACATGAGCTTTGTCATTACCATCTTCATATAGAAGGAAGAGGTTACCGACATCGTGATGCAGATTTTAGGAATTTGCTGAAGTTTACATCCTCCCCACGATTTTGCCGCCCCCTTTCTATGGGGAACAGGAAGGCGCAACCGATACATGTGTATGAGTGCGCCTCATGTAAGCAGCTCTTTAACCGAAGAAGAAAGATGGACGTCGAGAAATACAGATGTGGAAAATGCGCAGGGCAAATTGTAGCAATACAAACTATAAAGTGA
- the tsaE gene encoding tRNA (adenosine(37)-N6)-threonylcarbamoyltransferase complex ATPase subunit type 1 TsaE translates to MNREIEVHSVEETEQIATKLATLLTPPDVLTLEGDLGAGKTTFTKALARGLGITRTVNSPTFTILKQYEGKYPFNHLDVYRLAGSDEDLGWDELFYGDAISVIEWAHLINDDLPAERLEIQLIHGGGDKRTITFIAKGERYEKICEGIFL, encoded by the coding sequence ATGAATAGGGAAATCGAAGTTCATTCCGTTGAGGAAACGGAACAGATTGCAACAAAACTCGCGACTCTTCTTACTCCTCCGGATGTCCTCACGCTTGAAGGTGATTTAGGCGCCGGGAAAACGACATTTACAAAAGCGCTCGCAAGAGGCCTAGGGATTACGCGCACGGTCAACAGTCCAACATTTACAATCCTCAAACAGTATGAAGGAAAGTATCCATTCAATCATCTCGATGTCTATCGTTTAGCGGGCAGTGATGAGGATCTTGGATGGGACGAACTGTTTTATGGGGATGCGATATCTGTTATTGAATGGGCGCATCTTATTAATGATGATTTGCCTGCGGAACGTCTAGAAATTCAGCTTATTCATGGTGGCGGAGATAAACGGACGATTACATTCATAGCAAAAGGTGAAAGATATGAAAAGATTTGTGAGGGGATTTTCTTATGA
- the tsaB gene encoding tRNA (adenosine(37)-N6)-threonylcarbamoyltransferase complex dimerization subunit type 1 TsaB, translating into MIWLGIDTANTPISVAIVKDGELVAEETSAMAINHSLRAMPAIEELLTKAGLVPSDIGAIAVSEGPGSYTGARIGVTIAKTLAWTLDKPLVGVSTLKALAANALFFNGLVCSIVDARRGNVYAGAYRYEDGELIGVIEDGHFSLEELLLLLEQQSSPILFVGKDTVMHEQKIIEQLGKQAVMAPLQFNLPRASSLIYIAAQSEPESDIHTFVPEYRRMAEAEVNWLKEQERDNGRE; encoded by the coding sequence ATGATTTGGCTAGGGATAGATACAGCTAACACTCCGATTTCAGTTGCAATTGTCAAGGATGGAGAACTAGTGGCAGAAGAAACTTCAGCAATGGCTATTAACCATTCATTGCGTGCGATGCCAGCGATCGAGGAGCTATTGACAAAAGCAGGTTTAGTACCATCTGACATTGGGGCAATTGCAGTTTCTGAAGGTCCTGGTTCTTATACAGGGGCACGTATTGGAGTGACCATTGCTAAGACACTTGCTTGGACACTTGATAAACCTTTAGTTGGTGTATCCACTTTAAAAGCATTGGCAGCAAACGCGCTGTTTTTTAACGGATTGGTTTGCTCTATTGTCGATGCAAGAAGAGGGAATGTCTACGCTGGCGCTTATCGATATGAAGATGGAGAGTTAATTGGAGTAATTGAAGATGGTCACTTCTCCCTGGAAGAACTGCTTCTATTACTTGAACAGCAAAGTAGCCCCATTCTATTCGTTGGAAAGGATACGGTTATGCATGAACAGAAGATTATTGAACAGCTGGGCAAACAAGCTGTTATGGCGCCCCTACAATTTAATCTTCCCCGTGCATCTTCATTAATCTACATCGCAGCCCAATCAGAACCAGAATCGGATATACATACATTCGTTCCGGAGTATCGGCGTATGGCAGAAGCCGAAGTAAACTGGCTGAAAGAGCAGGAGAGAGACAATGGGCGTGAATAA
- the rimI gene encoding ribosomal protein S18-alanine N-acetyltransferase: MGVNKDIYYREMVIGDIPSVVEIEKESFATPWTAEIFEHEMTGNDYAHYVVAIVEEEVIGHCGMWIVLDECHITNVAVRKHMRGNGIGEALMKEAITLCREKEVRLMTLEVRMSNITAQNLYRKLGFQDGGIRKNYYTDDHEDGLVMWVEFK, translated from the coding sequence ATGGGCGTGAATAAAGATATTTATTATAGAGAGATGGTAATAGGGGATATTCCATCTGTTGTTGAGATTGAAAAAGAATCATTTGCTACTCCTTGGACAGCGGAAATTTTTGAGCATGAAATGACTGGAAATGACTATGCGCATTATGTCGTAGCAATTGTTGAAGAAGAAGTCATTGGTCATTGCGGTATGTGGATTGTACTGGACGAATGCCATATTACGAACGTTGCGGTGCGCAAGCATATGAGAGGCAATGGGATCGGTGAAGCGTTGATGAAGGAAGCAATTACGCTTTGCAGGGAGAAAGAAGTCCGTTTAATGACACTGGAAGTGCGGATGTCCAATATTACGGCTCAAAACCTTTACCGTAAGCTTGGGTTCCAGGACGGCGGAATTAGGAAAAACTATTATACGGACGACCATGAAGATGGGCTCGTCATGTGGGTGGAGTTCAAATGA
- the tsaD gene encoding tRNA (adenosine(37)-N6)-threonylcarbamoyltransferase complex transferase subunit TsaD: MTKDIYILGIETSCDETAASVVRNGTEIISNVVASQITSQKRFGGVVPEIASRHHVEQITLVIEEALANAELKPSQLNAVAVTEGPGLVGALLIGVNAAKAFAFANGLPIIGVHHIAGHIYANELMQPMQFPLLALIVSGGHTELVIMESHGSFKVIGETRDDAAGEAYDKVARVLGLPYPGGPQIDKLAAESDDQIEFPRAWLEPGTYDFSFSGLKSSVINYKHNLAQRGEEVNPSHVAAGFQASVVEVLTAKALRAAKEFEVKQVIAAGGVAANKGLRSSLEETFRIEEIPFFVPPIALCTDNAAMIAAAGSAMFIDGIRGNLAMNGKPGMPLVSWKN; the protein is encoded by the coding sequence ATGACAAAAGATATCTATATCTTAGGAATTGAAACAAGTTGCGATGAAACAGCTGCTTCCGTTGTTAGAAATGGAACGGAGATTATTTCCAACGTTGTAGCTTCTCAAATTACAAGTCAGAAACGGTTCGGGGGTGTTGTACCTGAGATCGCATCGAGACATCATGTTGAACAAATTACTCTGGTGATTGAAGAAGCACTGGCAAATGCGGAACTGAAGCCTTCACAGCTTAATGCAGTTGCTGTTACGGAAGGTCCTGGACTTGTCGGAGCACTGCTAATCGGTGTCAATGCGGCAAAAGCGTTTGCTTTTGCCAATGGCTTGCCGATTATCGGTGTTCACCATATTGCAGGCCATATTTACGCGAATGAGCTAATGCAGCCAATGCAGTTTCCACTCCTTGCGCTTATCGTCTCAGGCGGCCATACAGAGCTCGTAATAATGGAATCGCATGGTTCGTTCAAAGTGATCGGAGAGACACGTGATGATGCTGCTGGTGAAGCCTATGATAAGGTAGCACGCGTACTAGGTCTTCCCTATCCAGGAGGTCCGCAAATTGATAAGCTTGCGGCAGAAAGTGATGACCAAATCGAATTCCCAAGAGCTTGGCTTGAGCCAGGTACTTATGATTTTAGTTTTAGTGGCCTAAAGTCTTCTGTAATTAACTACAAACATAATCTTGCACAACGTGGTGAGGAAGTTAACCCATCTCATGTTGCCGCAGGTTTCCAAGCAAGTGTCGTAGAAGTACTGACGGCGAAAGCATTGAGAGCAGCTAAAGAGTTTGAAGTGAAACAAGTGATTGCAGCCGGCGGAGTTGCAGCGAATAAAGGACTGCGCTCTTCTCTTGAAGAAACGTTTCGGATAGAAGAAATTCCTTTTTTTGTTCCGCCAATCGCGCTTTGTACAGATAATGCAGCAATGATTGCGGCAGCTGGATCAGCAATGTTCATTGATGGAATACGCGGCAATCTTGCAATGAACGGCAAGCCCGGTATGCCTCTTGTGTCATGGAAGAATTAA